A segment of the Necator americanus strain Aroian chromosome IV, whole genome shotgun sequence genome:
tactgtgcatggacacgataacgaaggaaatccagaagcagcatccgtggactctactctttgccgacgatgtcatgctcgcgtcggagtctcgagatgatcttcagaaacaagtgcagtcttggaaggatcagctgcagcaatatggattgcgcttcaacacatcaaaaactgagtacatggagtgcggacccagattttttttttttttttcccggtttaaaaaaaggaaaaaagcttaaataactttttttcaaaagagattCCAACAGCggcaaatataaaaaaggggggggggggggttaaTGGGGgatggaggaggaggaaaaaaggaaaagggggagaaaaaaaaaaaagaaagcctgTAATAaagggatgaaaaaaaagggggggggtgGTGTGGGTTTTTCCGCTTTTTAGGGGCGGGGGGGCGGGCAAACAAAGAAAGAGGGGGAGAGGgggaaagggggggggggggggggggggggggggggggggggggggagaaggggagaaaaaaaacaaaaccccccccccccccccccccccgcccCCGGCCGggaaagaaggaggaagaaggagggggagggggttgGTTGGGTgggttggggggggggggggggggttttgcCGAAACCCCCCCCGAAGCCCAACGTTTAGGAAGGGCcaaggggggggggaagggaAGGGGTGGGGGGATAGGGGGGGGGGAGATGGGAAGGTGttggtggggggggggggaaggaggaaaaagaaaaaagggccCCCCCCacaaaagagagagagagagagaagaggaTATCTGTCAACGATGAGAATCATCAAATAGGGAAAGTAAATAAGCGTTTGATTAAAGTAATCGATAATCTAATAACTAAAAGTTAATTTTGTGAGCGAAGGAAGAATTGATGTAGTGCTTCTAATGACTGGAAACACAAACGAAAACACAAGTAGTATGATCTTCAAAGGAGAACTTGGGAATATTTGCACGTTCCGGGACAACCTCGCATGTTTTCATCCTACAAAAAAAGgtcgtagaaaaaagtgcatccGTGATGTTGGTGATAGCACTCGGATTCGGTCCTCCAATAAGTAGTGATTTCAGCTGAACTGGAGTAGTACTTTCAGTCACAGACAGGTGAATTTCGGAAAAGAGGCACTCAATGTCCTGTAGAAAAATGggagaagattctagaagaaaGAGTTTGTTCCAGACTAAAGGGAGATTTCGTATTAGTcatgagaaaagaaggaaatacagGACATTATTATTAAGGATTATCCGAAAGTTCTTCTGGATAATTTTAGTGTTTCAAACTCCTATAAAACTTATTCATGGTTTCATAAGAATTGTGATTGAAAGGCAAATGGCAAACACATGGAAGTTACGGATCACTTAAACATTTCTTACATTAATGTCGTcgtttgcgaaaaaaaaattgtatcgCATGGTTATTTCAGTGAtgtttgaaggaaaattttgttttattagttcTGCACTACTCACTGATTTTCTATGTACTTTAATGGATGCATCCGACAAAtatatttcacaaattttataattttctctAATATTTGTAGCGATTGCGCGGAAACATGTAAAGGTACTTAAGGGTGTGCCCCTTAAAAAAAGtcgcaaataaaaatttgcttttttggaataaaattgGTTCGTACACTCAACTGCAAATATTCGACTGTGAAAATGACGCTCAGAAGAGTGAAATATTGATAGCGATGAATGACTGGGACATTTATCTCTGTTCTCAAAAACTTCCTGAATATTTCAATGTATATTTCATGAGAGACTCTGCACAAGTCAAATAATCTCCTTGAAAGGGACATTatgtcattaaaaaaaactatgtgcTTCCCAGAGGGAAGAATGTGAATCTTTCACGTGCAACTCTAGGTAACTATGGTACATGCGGACAATTCGAGAGTGTGGAAATACGTAAGAAgggaataaaatttaaaaaaatttccaaaaagtgAAACTAATTACTAGCTCTAATCTTTCCGATGGAACTACTCAATAAAAACTCTTCAGTTATTGAATATCGtgcaaatgtttttatttttctggatacatttttttccttcatggttaggaaagaatgaaagaatgagagaaagaaaagagaattttaagAGAAACTGTAAAAGGATTCAGAAACTGAAAACATAACATGTGTTTTGTGACAATTTGCAGGAATGTCGAGACAATCAATTGTACGCACGTCATTTGAAACGGTTGATAACATTGTGAAGTCGgagaagttgagaaaaaaatctgacatTAGATATGCGGGGTCGGAAACGCTTCTCGCCCACAAGGAAATTATTCCTTTTAGAATGGTTCTTAGAAATCGGCACATACATTTTTCTTATCGAAAAGTATTTGAAACTTTTGTGTTTATATTCAAGGAGAACGAAAatcagctgaaaaaaagctaTAATTCAATGTTAAGCAATGAGTAAATTCTCCAACTAGCTACCATCCAGCCGAAAATTCGGAAAGATAGGAAGCGGCATCGATTGTGTATGACTGGACGGTGTGCAAATAACTGACTGAACGTGGTCTCGTTGGTTCGACTTTCTAAGCGCAGTTGACGCTGTTTTCTAGAGAGAAACGAGaatttccaggctctgacgaaggcgacaacgccgaaacgttaaccgtaataaagtttgttaacaatcttggctgctgcttaaatttgactatcgacgaGTTGCGAACGAGAATCTCTTCGAAGTGAATAGGAACAGTTTTCTCAAGATTCGACGTCATAGCTGAAATTTCGCCAAGCTCATTATTCGGCAATATTTGAAAAGGTGTTTGCATTGCGGCCATCTTTGCTGTATTTATCACGTTAGTCATATGTTAGAGATCCTGTTACATGCCTTTTATCCATATCAGAAGCTTTTTAACCAAATATTGACTTCTTTTGTACAAGTATGGTATCATACGAGACACTTATAATTCATTTTCCTTAGCTAAAGCTTACTGCGAAGTATTGCGAATGTTTATGAAATAATTTGTGTATTTCCCTATTTAGATGGGCGTTAATTATTTTTCGCCACATCGGGTATAGCTAAAACCATAAGACAATTGTGTGCTACCTTTCAAATAAACTCccctttttttagaattttcccgAATATGATCTCCGAACAGGAACCATATTCGCTACATCATCGTCCACCAATCTCTGAGTTCCACTTTTTGCCCTATGCACTTCAAAATTTACCATTTTCAGAAAGATGTCGTTGTTTCGCACTAACTGACGTATAAATAAGGCGACATCGTTCTCTGAGGAGATTTTTTGTAACTTTCACATAAATACACAATCATCCGCAATGTAATATCGactgaattagaaaaaaaaactacattacTACTGTACAGATATTAGAGTGACTATAAttccaaataaaattaaaattttttctctcggatcatttttttttctttttctctctcttcttctctttctataTTTTGAAAGCAGATATATAGTGGTATCTACCTAATAGTAAAAAAGATTAGAAATTcaccaaaaatttctcaaagctGAGACTTTCAGCAACATGGGGAAAAATCATGAGCTCACCTCTCGCTGGGATGGCTGACTTGGAAGGGGAGATACAATGTATGGGAGTCCCTACGCGTATTTGCTTGCCGTCTCGGTCTTTTTTTGAGCAAATAATCGCTCCATGCGTCAAACGGCATACTCAAGCAAACACAGGTTTTGAAATGTTGGTGCTTGTTAGTTTGTTCTttgattacattttttttcttatttgaagtGAGCAATCATTATTTTTTGGGGAAGCAAAATTACTgttttaaaactattttatttatagctATTTTTAGCTATCTATTCCAGCTCTAGGTGATTTTTGTAGTGTATGAAAGTAAAGTGGAACAGTTCCTGATTTACCAAAATAACATCAACAAATGATTGCATATATTCACGTATTTTATATTgcatattttcacatttgaGAGCAGCCAGAAGATCCGTTCATCTAAACCTCGATGAGAAATTGTGAGCATCGGATGAAAAGACGGAGTTGGTTTTGTAACGAAGAGTGATAAATCCTCCGCTGCTGAAAATTACGATTAACCAGTCATTAGACCCGTAAGCTTGTTCAGAGCAGTCCAAAAGAATATCCTGTTTCTTATAGAAAGGCATAAGCGGTGCGTAAAAGTTCAGCTCCAAAATTCGTGGAAGAACACACTTCCATTTTAACAAAGTGACACCATATTAACAATAAAGTTTGCGAatcatttcaaacatttcaaaaaatcgtctCCATCTGTTCCAGTACATTAACGTAGATAGGCATTTTCGAATCCTACGAAAACGAGTGATTGCGCACTTTCCCACGGCATTTCCAAAGTTCAAACATTGTTGTATCGTAAGTCTTTGAGATCATTCGTGTCATTATATACCCCTCTAGTTTTTGGGAATGTGGACGTACAAGAGATGCTGGAAAAAGACTGCCATATCGAAAAATTGTGAGTGGTTTAAGTTAGTACTCCATCCAAGAATttcgcgttcgtaaaccccaaatgattctgaattggagtgaaaGCGGTAGTGCACCCGaagcggaatgattaacgcAAGACACTTTATCAAGTATCTTTCAACTTATTAGTTCAATAAAAGCATGAGTTATTACTTTTCAGTCGCATTCAAGTGAGACTAAAACGAACAAGGACACAATTGTGGAAAATAGAGCTCAAGTGCAAATGAGCTATAAACATTGCGAGTACATTGTagctcattaaaggcatcacccacgaatcaggggtgctacgggtttcaggcgggtaatgcctaacGGGACTgtggattgtggggaagagaatgattccgctcacctctccctgtctcagtgtaaacggacgaccccggaactgtttcttttctgttgcaaccgttgcgccccgccccgcctACGATTCGTCGAAGACCAATTCGGAAGACcaatttaaagacatcacctcacaaatctgaggtgaggtagatttcaggtggagtattcttataagggatggttgattatggagaggagggtgactccgtccatttcttcctaattgccgtgaaaaaacggcccggaagacgcggcgccgcacaaggctggcgcgctccagtcgaactccttgtagaaaaaagtgcgccagaacgtctgaagccgtatcttccgggatttttttaacggaaattaggaagaaatggacggaatcagtcttctccccataatctactatgccgtttacgaatactccacctgaaatccgtaccacctcagattcgtggagtgatgcctttaagcagagcCGTCTGATGGAATAATCCCTAAGCGGAATCGTTACAATAAACGTTTCCCCAACGCCTAATTACTCtcccatttaaaggcatcaccccacaaatctggggagGTAAGGGTTTCGACGGGtgatgcctatacggggtcggcGAAAAAGTGCCTCTAAAAAAACTGGTTCTCAACCATGCCCCTCTGGGCGGAAGAATTGGCATGTAGTCGCAGCGTTTTGAAAGCTTAAGGGATAAATTGCACAACGTTGATTAATCCCTAATGAGTTACGCTTATgctttcgacttcaattcagaatcgttgtgGGAAGTGGGAGCCGATGTTCGTAAGTTagtcttttttcctcccagacaaaacTGGtacctttattattattattctcgGAACGATGGGGGTTTGGCTTTTACTAGAgtggtttcaaaccatcgatcgtatactcgagtcaaaacgacatgaagcacattGCAGTCGCGCATgcagctgcgcttgaagcggcccAGCGTTgagagcggttggaatcgaattgggaccaccgcgaagtgagaaatgaacggtggtagcaagaatcctcactcgatcctagccgctacgctcgaCCGCACGCTTCAAGTGcaaaccgcttacgcaactgcaccgagcttcatgtctttttgccTGTATTATACgaaagaattttaaattatGGCTCTTAAACCTCACTGGGGCGTTCGGTTGACTTGGTGTTATGTAGTTCTTGCAGAACACACTCTTGGCGTTAGCACCTCGAGAGTGCTATAGGTAATTCCTACATCTCCTTCTTACCCAGCGTTTTTCGCGTTTATTGGCGGGGTCcaccttttttcttgctagaTGGCGCCTTCTCGCCCAGTTATGTGCCTTGTCAAGGTGGATGGCAGTTAGACTCATGTTGTTGTGAATCGTATCAAGACACTGCTCTTTTGGGTCGCTTTTCTGGTATATTTGCATAAGTCTATGTCGATTTAAGAGGAACGTAATTTTCACCCAGGTGCTGGAACGTAACTACCATCGAAGACGAGTTCCACAAATGTTCTCGGTTACTGGAATCACGTCTAATATGTGTCGGATATCTTCGTTCCGGCTGTGGTCGAGGAGAGTGACACTAATCGTTCATAGCAGCATCTTCATCTCCTTCAATTCGAAAAAACGTTCCAGTTCTTCGGTTACAAGCTACACTGCTCCATAGAACGCTGCAGGTCTAATGGCGCTTCAACATACCTTTCACTTGGGGCAGTCAGGGATCCTTCTGTCACAAAGCACACTGATGTTTGCTCGAAACGTCAGCCGTGCAGCACTAACACGAACGAGAATCTTCCATCTTCATCGAAACAAACATCTGAAAACGACGGTCCCCCAAAGGTCTATGTCTAAATGGTGCCAATCCATTTTACGTCGGTCCACATGTACTTGATCGTTTTGCCGTTAAGAAGTAGCCCTAACCTTATCACCCTATCCCTGCTGCACTTGCGTTTGCTGCTCCAGTTCTTCTCTGTCTTTAGACGCCAGCATGACGTCATCAGCGTACAGCAGGATCAGTGGTACATCCACCAGTAGGCCTCCTGTTATGGTATCCATGATTAGGAGCAGCAGAGAGGGTTGAGCCATGATGCAGTGAAGATGAAGAGTTCCGTAGACGTCCGCACTACTCGACTTCATAGGTCAACGTAGAAAATTTGGTCAAATCTGATCTGCTTCTCAAATACAGAACTTTGCCGCAAAACATACCAGATGACTTCATGCGAAACGCGCCGAAACCTTTCTTCAAGCCGAAAAATGCGAGATGCAACTGTTTTTGCTTCTCAGGGTGCTTTTCAGAAGCCTCGTAGCATGAGCCTGTGGAGGGAATCGGTGCCGCCTTGATTGGTGACCAAACCGCAGTGGTTAATGGCAGTTGAACAGTGACCCGAATTCCTCGTTCGATGATGCGTTCAGGGATCTTTCCACTATGAGCAGTGGAATCAGCCTGTAATTCGAGTACTCGCCTGGATAGTAG
Coding sequences within it:
- a CDS encoding hypothetical protein (NECATOR_CHRIV.G16155.T1), producing MDECELVFRDKWRQKSRGWDPVNLLEQFLKRVAEKRRPCVDSEAQQYLYSRRRTPRSCGMWWLPSLANGEIRHLREQITNGFDSSDGSDEGENAETRVLELQADSTAHSGKIPERIIERGIRVTVQLPLTTAVWSPIKAAPIPSTGSCYEASEKHPEKQKQLHLAFFGLKKGFGAFRMKSSGGLLVDVPLILLYADDVMLASKDREELEQQTQVQQG
- a CDS encoding hypothetical protein (NECATOR_CHRIV.G16155.T2) — protein: MDECELVFRDKWRQKSRGWDPVNLLEQFLKRVAEKRRPCVDSEAQQYLYSRRRTPRSCGMWWLPSLANGEIRHLREQITNGFDSSDGSDEGENAETAVGHGQFQEGYLLSRRVLELQADSTAHSGKIPERIIERGIRVTVQLPLTTAVWSPIKAAPIPSTGSCYEASEKHPEKQKQLHLAFFGLKKGFGAFRMKSSGGLLVDVPLILLYADDVMLASKDREELEQQTQVQQG